One Fontisphaera persica DNA window includes the following coding sequences:
- a CDS encoding Gfo/Idh/MocA family protein, whose translation MNKVRFGIIGMGNMGRFHADYLLKGQVARAELTAVSDSYAPNLAAYSQLKTFDSSEALIRSGSVDAVIIATPHFLHTTIGIDALQHGLHVLVEKPISVHKADCERLLAAHTDKRLVFAAMFQQRTDPRYKRIKHLIASGELGQIVRTNWIVTDWYRTEAYYASGGWRATWKGEGGGVLLNQCPHNLDMLIWLAGAPCRVRGFCQLGRYHNIEVEDNVTAYFEYPNGGTGVFITSTGEAPGTNRLEIVGERGRLVLEGGRISFTRNEVSMLEFSKTSKAGFARPEIWNVEIPAPNTGAAHHEITQNFVDAILDGAPLISPAAEGMHSVELANAILYSSLTQQTIELPLDGAAYEAKLNQLIAESRFEKKVVQATAEDFTKSFSR comes from the coding sequence ATGAATAAAGTGCGCTTTGGCATCATCGGCATGGGCAACATGGGGCGATTCCACGCGGATTATCTGCTTAAAGGCCAGGTGGCCCGCGCGGAGCTGACCGCCGTCAGCGACTCCTACGCACCCAATCTGGCGGCTTATTCCCAGCTCAAAACCTTTGATAGCAGCGAAGCCCTCATTCGTTCCGGTTCCGTGGATGCCGTCATCATTGCCACCCCGCATTTCTTGCACACCACGATTGGTATTGACGCGCTGCAGCATGGACTCCATGTCCTGGTGGAAAAACCCATTTCCGTACACAAGGCGGATTGCGAGCGACTGCTGGCAGCCCACACCGATAAGCGGCTGGTCTTTGCCGCCATGTTTCAACAGCGCACCGACCCGCGCTATAAACGCATCAAGCACCTCATCGCTTCCGGCGAATTGGGACAGATTGTCCGCACCAACTGGATTGTCACCGACTGGTACCGCACGGAAGCCTATTACGCCAGCGGCGGCTGGCGCGCCACCTGGAAAGGCGAAGGCGGCGGCGTGCTGCTCAACCAATGCCCCCACAACCTGGACATGCTCATCTGGCTGGCCGGCGCGCCCTGCCGGGTGCGCGGCTTCTGCCAGCTCGGGCGCTACCACAACATTGAAGTGGAGGATAATGTGACTGCATATTTCGAGTACCCCAACGGCGGCACCGGGGTGTTCATCACCTCCACCGGCGAAGCGCCCGGCACCAACCGGCTGGAAATCGTCGGCGAACGCGGGCGTCTCGTTCTGGAAGGCGGCCGCATCAGTTTTACCCGCAATGAGGTGTCCATGCTGGAATTCAGCAAAACGTCCAAGGCTGGCTTTGCCCGCCCGGAAATCTGGAATGTCGAAATTCCCGCCCCCAACACCGGCGCGGCCCATCATGAAATCACGCAAAATTTTGTGGATGCCATTCTGGACGGCGCACCGCTCATTTCGCCCGCCGCCGAGGGCATGCACAGTGTGGAGCTGGCCAACGCCATTCTCTACTCCTCGCTGACACAGCAGACCATCGAATTGCCCCTGGACGGTGCGGCCTACGAAGCCAAATTGAATCAGCTTATCGCCGAATCCCGATTCGAGAAAAAAGTGGTGCAAGCCACGGCGGAGGATTTCACCAAGTCCTTCAGTCGCTGA
- the uvrB gene encoding excinuclease ABC subunit UvrB, which yields MLELEAPYQPAGDQPTAIEQLCRFLEAGHRHQTLLGVTGSGKTFTIANVIQRVQKPTLVISHNKTLAAQLYAEFKTFFPRNAVEYFISYFDYYQPEAYIPRTDTYIEKDSSINEAIERMRLSTMSSLFTRSDVIVVASVSCIYGIGSREDYEAMIVKVRVGQEMTREQLLEGLVNLQYNRNDIEFTRGQFRVRGDTVEIYPAGTEDALRVEFFGDVIERLTRFEPLTGHRVEALQAATIFPAKQFVTPAEKLRPALLAIREELSERIAWFEKHNKLIEAQRIKMRTEYDLEMLEEMGFCPGIENYSRHLAGRPPGSRPCTLLDFFPRDYLLIIDESHATVPQIGGMYAGDRSRKQVLVDYGFRLPSALDNRPLNFEEFQSLQGQTIYVSATPGERELTWSEGRVAELIVRPTGLLDPKVTVKPLRGQIDDLIEEARKRVERKERVLVTTLTKRTAEELTDYLRDIGINVRYLHSEIDALERVEILRDLRRGAFDVLVGINLLREGLDLPEVSLVAILDADKEGYLRSTTSLIQTAGRAARHLHGEVILYADVMTQSIQKFLEISRYRRQKQEEYNRRHNITPRSVSRALETGLAEREHQHETAAAVLRETAGDLDLQETLRELEEEMLTAANNLEFEKAALLRDQIRELQRLAGQGGAAMGGRQVNYGRRSNTGGRRRPAKKVV from the coding sequence ATGCTTGAACTTGAGGCGCCTTACCAGCCCGCGGGAGACCAGCCGACGGCCATTGAGCAATTGTGCCGTTTTCTGGAGGCTGGGCACCGTCATCAAACTCTCCTGGGTGTGACTGGCTCCGGCAAGACCTTTACCATTGCCAATGTCATTCAACGGGTCCAAAAGCCCACCCTGGTCATTTCTCATAATAAAACGCTGGCTGCCCAGCTTTACGCGGAGTTCAAAACCTTTTTTCCGCGCAATGCGGTGGAATACTTTATCAGCTATTTTGATTATTATCAGCCCGAGGCCTACATCCCACGCACGGACACCTATATTGAAAAAGATTCCAGTATCAACGAGGCCATTGAGCGCATGCGCCTCTCCACCATGAGCTCGCTGTTTACGCGCTCCGATGTGATTGTGGTGGCCAGCGTTTCGTGCATTTACGGCATTGGCAGCCGCGAGGATTACGAGGCCATGATTGTCAAAGTGCGTGTTGGTCAGGAAATGACGCGGGAGCAACTCCTCGAGGGGCTGGTTAATTTGCAGTACAATCGTAATGATATCGAGTTCACCCGCGGCCAGTTTCGGGTGCGCGGCGATACGGTGGAGATTTACCCGGCAGGGACCGAGGACGCGCTGCGCGTCGAGTTTTTCGGCGATGTCATTGAACGCCTGACCCGGTTTGAGCCGCTCACGGGCCATCGCGTGGAAGCGCTTCAGGCGGCCACCATTTTCCCGGCCAAACAGTTTGTCACGCCTGCCGAGAAATTACGCCCGGCTTTGCTGGCCATTCGGGAGGAATTGTCGGAGCGCATCGCCTGGTTTGAAAAGCACAACAAATTGATTGAGGCTCAGCGCATTAAAATGCGCACGGAATATGATCTGGAGATGCTGGAAGAGATGGGCTTCTGCCCGGGGATTGAAAATTATTCGCGCCATCTGGCGGGCCGCCCGCCCGGCTCCCGGCCCTGCACGTTGTTGGATTTTTTTCCGCGGGACTATCTGCTGATTATTGATGAATCTCATGCCACCGTGCCGCAAATTGGCGGGATGTACGCGGGGGACCGCTCGCGTAAACAAGTGCTGGTGGATTATGGATTTCGGCTGCCCAGCGCCCTGGACAATCGCCCGCTGAATTTTGAGGAGTTTCAATCGCTGCAAGGGCAGACCATTTATGTCAGTGCCACGCCCGGGGAACGAGAACTGACCTGGAGCGAGGGCCGCGTGGCTGAGCTGATTGTCCGGCCCACGGGTTTGTTGGACCCCAAGGTCACCGTCAAGCCGCTGCGGGGCCAGATAGATGACTTGATTGAGGAGGCCCGCAAGCGGGTGGAGCGCAAGGAGCGCGTGCTGGTTACCACGTTGACCAAACGCACGGCGGAGGAGCTGACCGATTATTTGCGGGACATCGGCATCAATGTGCGCTACCTGCACAGCGAGATTGACGCGCTGGAGCGTGTGGAAATCTTGCGCGATTTGCGCCGGGGCGCATTTGACGTTTTGGTGGGCATCAATCTGTTGCGTGAAGGGCTCGATTTGCCTGAGGTATCGCTGGTGGCCATACTGGATGCCGACAAGGAAGGTTATCTGCGCAGCACCACCAGCTTAATTCAAACCGCTGGCCGCGCGGCGCGCCACCTCCATGGCGAGGTCATTTTGTATGCGGACGTCATGACGCAAAGCATCCAGAAGTTTCTGGAGATTTCGCGTTACCGCCGGCAAAAGCAGGAGGAGTACAACCGCCGGCATAACATCACGCCCCGCAGTGTCAGCCGGGCGCTGGAGACCGGGCTGGCGGAGCGGGAGCACCAACACGAGACGGCGGCAGCGGTGTTGCGGGAAACGGCAGGCGATTTGGATTTGCAGGAAACCCTGCGGGAACTGGAGGAGGAAATGTTGACTGCGGCAAACAATCTGGAGTTTGAAAAGGCCGCGTTGCTGCGGGACCAGATTCGCGAACTTCAACGTTTAGCGGGGCAGGGCGGGGCAGCCATGGGGGGGCGGCAGGTAAATTATGGCCGACGCTCGAATACCGGCGGCCGCCGACGCCCCGCAAAAAAAGTGGTTTAA
- a CDS encoding LysE family translocator, whose product MEEASHIFTPWLTGFIAGFVASFVPGPINVAIINQGARQGFKWALMIGLGSTVMEVVYCAIAFAGFSALFTQRVIKAILEVVSFLLMLYLGFRYLRAKAIEDHNPAADRIEQKLHPHSAFAIGFVQVLGNPGVLLMWIALTASFVAHEWVEPNWREKLTCLAGVAVGALVWFVGLSYAISRKHRTFSRQTLLWMEHLSGVLLLIIAVILGARIVILLSAH is encoded by the coding sequence ATGGAGGAGGCGTCGCATATTTTTACGCCCTGGCTGACGGGTTTCATTGCGGGTTTTGTTGCCTCCTTCGTGCCGGGGCCGATTAACGTGGCCATCATCAACCAGGGGGCGCGCCAGGGTTTCAAGTGGGCCTTGATGATTGGGCTGGGCAGCACCGTCATGGAGGTGGTCTATTGTGCCATCGCCTTTGCCGGTTTTTCCGCCCTGTTCACCCAGCGTGTTATCAAGGCCATTTTGGAGGTGGTCAGTTTCCTGCTCATGCTTTACCTGGGCTTCAGGTATTTGCGCGCCAAGGCCATCGAAGACCACAACCCGGCGGCGGACCGCATCGAGCAGAAACTGCATCCCCATTCGGCATTTGCCATAGGCTTTGTGCAAGTTTTGGGCAATCCCGGGGTATTGCTCATGTGGATTGCACTCACGGCCAGTTTTGTGGCGCATGAGTGGGTGGAGCCCAACTGGCGCGAGAAATTGACCTGCCTGGCCGGGGTGGCGGTCGGCGCGCTGGTGTGGTTCGTGGGCCTTTCCTATGCCATTTCACGCAAGCACCGCACTTTTTCGCGCCAGACCTTGTTGTGGATGGAACATCTCAGCGGCGTCCTGCTCTTGATTATTGCGGTGATTCTGGGGGCGCGCATTGTCATTCTGTTGTCCGCGCATTAA
- a CDS encoding glycosyltransferase family 4 protein, translating to MLNWRDPLSPKAGGAERVSLAHLRELVRRGHEVWWFSYAFPGGSSQEVYDGIHLVRAGQMFKAVAAARRWYRQQPHFDLVIDQHHGIPWYAPWWCRTHCLAYIHEVLGPIWNSFYPEPTAILGRWQERFTHWLYRNVPFWTVCQGTANQLRRSGVKQVFVFYNGIHTQALPQLEPKPLSAPLRLIVVSRLAPNKRIDHAIQVLPILRQAGVPAQLTIVGGGEDESRLRSLVQSLGLVAEVHFTGPLSENAKDEQLQQAHLMLHASVREGWGLNVIEANAMGTPAVVYPVIGLAESTLHRQTGLVVEEETPAALARGVIYFWKQPEEYEKCRRAAWERARTLHWDHILPRTCDWLESMAQGPATQ from the coding sequence ATGCTTAACTGGCGGGACCCCCTCAGCCCCAAAGCGGGTGGGGCCGAGCGTGTCTCCCTGGCGCACTTGCGCGAGCTGGTGCGCCGGGGGCATGAGGTTTGGTGGTTTTCCTACGCTTTTCCCGGAGGTTCTTCGCAGGAAGTCTATGATGGGATTCATCTGGTGCGTGCTGGTCAGATGTTTAAGGCGGTAGCCGCTGCCCGGCGATGGTATCGGCAACAGCCCCATTTTGACTTGGTCATAGACCAGCATCACGGCATCCCATGGTATGCTCCCTGGTGGTGCCGCACTCATTGTCTGGCCTATATCCACGAAGTGCTCGGCCCGATTTGGAACTCCTTTTATCCGGAGCCGACGGCCATCCTGGGCCGGTGGCAGGAGCGATTCACTCACTGGCTCTATCGGAATGTGCCATTTTGGACGGTTTGCCAGGGTACAGCGAATCAGCTTCGCCGCAGCGGGGTTAAACAGGTCTTCGTGTTTTACAATGGCATTCACACCCAAGCCTTGCCCCAGCTTGAACCCAAACCTTTGTCGGCGCCGTTGCGCCTGATTGTTGTTTCGCGGCTGGCCCCCAATAAACGTATTGACCATGCGATTCAGGTTCTGCCCATTTTGCGGCAGGCAGGGGTGCCGGCGCAGTTGACCATCGTCGGTGGCGGTGAAGATGAGTCCCGGCTGCGGTCTTTGGTGCAATCTCTCGGTCTGGTGGCCGAGGTGCATTTTACCGGCCCGCTTTCCGAAAACGCCAAGGATGAACAGCTCCAGCAGGCCCATCTCATGCTGCATGCGTCGGTGCGGGAAGGCTGGGGCCTCAATGTGATTGAAGCCAACGCCATGGGCACTCCTGCGGTGGTGTATCCGGTGATTGGTTTGGCTGAATCCACCCTCCACCGCCAGACTGGCTTAGTGGTGGAGGAAGAGACGCCTGCGGCCTTGGCGCGGGGAGTGATTTACTTCTGGAAACAACCTGAAGAATACGAAAAATGCCGCCGCGCAGCGTGGGAACGAGCGCGGACGTTGCATTGGGACCACATTCTGCCTCGTACTTGTGACTGGTTGGAGTCCATGGCTCAGGGCCCGGCAACGCAATGA
- a CDS encoding DUF6600 domain-containing protein translates to MKTPFRRMLQGLGVLLLVPLLNACYEDQAATTSTAAMTGSVSNAPVAPAAPVAPPAPVVSNAPVLAAAVNTNAPGTNAVPDGEVLFKKQFDPSTLNLSPGVADIVKMAQSGVSPAIMLEFINQAPHAFPLTADEIVYLNDLGIPEDVIKAMLRKEGPAPVAQPAPPSASTNQAPQQTTTPAPAPAPPPQAQPQPAPDQSQAAQTSAGTTVVQQPVYVTQPQTVVTYQYFYDSLAPYGTWYYVSGYGYCWRPTVAVVHVDWRPYCHGGRWVYTTYGWYWQSDYTWGWAPFHYGRWHLHASYGWLWVPDTVWGPSWVTWRYADGYCGWAPLPPGAHYTVGVGFTYHGSRVSVGFGFGLGHAHYTFVSARHFTSPHVHQYAASVQQAQTIYNNTTIINNYIHGDNNTIINRGIAREEIVRHTRADIPTLAVRDLPANERANLRPDRVAREGNQAVVYRQTLPSVSPAVDKGSAPQVKAPAPAVAVLSREQRAANVANLAGGSSQPVAPTDISNGKTRTGIAPSVPTPPAAGSPNAGLDSRSPNVRPPGGTDASGQVLVSPRGRGARGGTTTGVTPEPSGTPSGGGERTRPNAGDRGTPSGNTYTPPRRDLSPAAPTAPLAPSAPAAADPAKPSVPSYTPPSPSYTPPMRRETPGTPATPSTPSYTPPTRRETAPAPSTPSSPSYTPPARRETAPAPATPSYTPPARREVAPNPTTLSPPSYTPPARRETTPAPSTPSYTPPARREAPAPPSSSSYVPPSRNDNRSAVASSVPAAPPSPSYTPPAPVAPPAPSRPAVTPSAPPTPSYTPPARPETRRPAPINPPAYERPANPPPTPAYNPPARPSLPAPSPSYTPPVRSLTPSAPPPPSYTPPAAAPSRGGTPAYTPPSSGGGGGGEPSRRNR, encoded by the coding sequence ATGAAAACACCTTTTCGACGAATGCTGCAAGGCTTGGGAGTCTTGTTGCTGGTGCCGTTGTTAAATGCCTGTTACGAGGACCAAGCTGCCACGACTTCCACGGCAGCCATGACGGGCAGCGTTTCCAATGCACCGGTGGCGCCGGCGGCTCCGGTGGCCCCACCGGCCCCCGTTGTTTCCAACGCCCCGGTTTTGGCGGCGGCCGTGAACACCAATGCGCCGGGCACCAATGCTGTGCCGGATGGGGAAGTCTTGTTCAAGAAACAATTCGATCCATCCACCCTCAACCTCTCGCCGGGAGTGGCGGACATTGTCAAAATGGCGCAATCCGGGGTTTCGCCTGCCATTATGTTGGAGTTTATCAACCAGGCACCCCATGCCTTTCCGTTGACGGCGGACGAGATTGTTTATCTCAACGACTTGGGCATTCCGGAAGATGTCATTAAAGCGATGCTGCGGAAAGAAGGGCCAGCACCGGTGGCTCAACCCGCGCCACCTTCTGCATCCACCAACCAAGCCCCACAACAAACCACCACCCCTGCGCCAGCCCCAGCGCCTCCACCGCAGGCACAGCCGCAGCCTGCTCCGGACCAGAGTCAGGCCGCCCAAACATCCGCTGGCACCACGGTGGTGCAACAACCGGTCTATGTCACTCAACCGCAGACGGTGGTGACCTACCAGTATTTTTATGACTCATTGGCGCCTTATGGCACGTGGTATTACGTAAGCGGATACGGCTATTGTTGGCGGCCTACTGTAGCGGTGGTTCACGTGGACTGGCGTCCCTATTGCCATGGTGGGCGCTGGGTATATACCACCTACGGGTGGTATTGGCAGTCGGATTACACTTGGGGCTGGGCGCCCTTCCATTATGGCCGCTGGCATCTGCATGCTTCGTACGGATGGCTGTGGGTGCCGGATACCGTTTGGGGGCCTTCCTGGGTGACCTGGCGGTATGCTGATGGTTATTGTGGTTGGGCACCGCTGCCACCGGGGGCACATTACACAGTTGGCGTAGGGTTCACCTACCACGGCAGCCGGGTGAGTGTAGGGTTTGGTTTCGGGCTGGGGCATGCCCATTACACCTTCGTGAGTGCGCGCCATTTCACTTCGCCCCACGTGCACCAATACGCGGCTTCGGTGCAGCAGGCGCAGACCATCTACAACAACACCACCATCATCAACAATTACATCCACGGGGATAACAACACCATCATCAACCGGGGTATAGCGCGTGAGGAAATCGTCCGCCATACGCGGGCGGACATTCCTACGCTGGCCGTGCGGGATTTGCCGGCCAATGAACGTGCGAACCTGCGGCCGGACCGGGTGGCCCGCGAGGGCAATCAAGCAGTGGTCTATCGGCAAACCTTGCCGTCGGTCAGTCCGGCAGTGGATAAAGGAAGTGCGCCGCAAGTCAAAGCCCCCGCGCCCGCGGTGGCCGTTTTGAGCCGTGAGCAACGGGCGGCCAACGTGGCCAATCTCGCGGGGGGCAGCAGCCAGCCAGTGGCGCCAACCGATATCAGCAATGGCAAGACCCGTACTGGCATCGCCCCTTCAGTCCCAACACCACCCGCCGCAGGCAGTCCCAACGCGGGCTTGGACTCTCGTTCACCCAATGTGCGCCCGCCTGGCGGCACAGATGCTTCGGGGCAAGTCTTGGTTTCTCCGCGCGGACGGGGAGCGCGGGGCGGAACGACCACCGGCGTCACCCCTGAACCCTCGGGAACTCCGTCAGGAGGAGGGGAGCGCACCCGTCCCAATGCTGGTGATCGAGGTACCCCTTCGGGCAACACCTATACACCCCCCCGCCGTGATTTAAGTCCCGCGGCGCCCACAGCGCCGTTGGCGCCCTCGGCTCCCGCCGCCGCCGATCCCGCAAAACCTTCGGTGCCCAGTTACACCCCGCCTTCGCCCAGTTATACGCCACCCATGCGGCGCGAAACGCCAGGCACTCCGGCGACACCCTCCACTCCCAGCTACACGCCGCCCACGCGGCGGGAGACTGCGCCTGCTCCCTCCACTCCTTCTTCTCCCAGTTATACCCCGCCAGCGAGAAGGGAAACGGCGCCAGCCCCAGCCACTCCCAGCTATACCCCACCGGCCCGGAGGGAAGTTGCCCCTAATCCCACCACTCTTTCCCCGCCCAGTTATACCCCGCCAGCGAGAAGGGAGACGACGCCAGCGCCGTCCACGCCCAGTTACACGCCGCCGGCCCGGCGAGAGGCCCCTGCGCCTCCCAGTAGTTCGTCTTACGTACCTCCGTCCAGGAATGATAACCGCTCGGCGGTGGCCTCCAGTGTGCCGGCTGCTCCTCCGTCTCCATCATATACGCCGCCAGCACCTGTTGCGCCGCCCGCGCCCAGCCGTCCGGCCGTCACACCTTCCGCGCCACCAACGCCCAGCTACACGCCGCCCGCGCGTCCCGAAACGCGAAGGCCGGCTCCCATTAACCCGCCGGCCTATGAACGTCCGGCCAATCCGCCGCCCACACCTGCATATAATCCACCGGCACGCCCATCATTGCCCGCACCTTCACCGTCCTACACCCCACCGGTGCGCAGCCTGACACCCAGCGCGCCTCCGCCTCCCAGCTATACGCCGCCCGCAGCGGCACCTTCGCGCGGGGGCACGCCAGCTTATACCCCGCCCTCCAGCGGTGGGGGTGGCGGCGGTGAACCTTCCCGCCGCAACCGTTGA
- a CDS encoding c-type cytochrome, which produces MKFTLRGKRIQNGWLALSLIIVGMAAGAAEYLSPVDLAASPDGRTLYVAAHTANKLLVYDVVRKEVTRRVTLPAPPTGLALSRDGAELYITCAAPAGTLVVMATSSGKISQSIPVGHYPMAPVPSPDGSTIYLCHRFQNEVAAISLKNRRPVFQVRVPREPYAADLTPDGRWLYVANHLQDGRADIEIVAAKVSIIDTTTRQLAGEISLPNGSGLLCGLRVSPNGRWVAVTHTLARYHLPTTQLERGWMNTSAITLIDTAARQAINTVLVDSVDSGAANPYAVAWSADSATLYVTHAGTHELSVIDAAGLLKKLAAMPTSVTNGQTIDYTAASRVAADVPNDLSFLVGLRTRVKLQAYGPRSLAVVGRLVYTGNYFSDNLSVVDTSAPVWRAQALPLGPEQPMDVLRLGEFYFNDATICFQGWQTCASCHSFDARVDGLNWDLLNDGIGNPKNSKSLLLSHRTPPAMSMGVRDTAETAVRAGIRHILFTVQPESVPTAMDEWLKTLKPLPSPHLENGKLSKAAERGRKLFLSAQTGCAQCHPPGLYTDMKHYDVGTQGPLDRSAEFDTPTLIELWRTAPYLHDGSARTIQEVLTIKNRQDRHGKTSHLTPQQIEDLAAFVLSL; this is translated from the coding sequence ATGAAGTTTACCTTGCGTGGCAAGCGCATCCAGAACGGGTGGTTGGCATTGTCTTTAATCATCGTAGGCATGGCCGCGGGCGCAGCGGAATATTTGTCGCCAGTTGATTTGGCGGCCTCCCCTGACGGACGCACGCTCTACGTTGCGGCGCATACGGCCAACAAATTGCTGGTTTATGACGTTGTCCGCAAGGAGGTGACAAGGCGTGTGACCCTGCCAGCCCCGCCCACCGGTTTGGCGCTTTCACGAGACGGCGCGGAATTATACATCACCTGCGCCGCGCCGGCCGGCACGCTGGTGGTAATGGCCACCTCCAGCGGAAAAATCAGCCAGAGCATACCCGTTGGCCATTATCCCATGGCCCCAGTGCCAAGCCCGGACGGCAGCACAATTTACCTCTGCCACCGTTTCCAGAACGAGGTGGCGGCCATCTCCCTTAAAAACCGGCGGCCGGTGTTTCAAGTGCGCGTGCCACGCGAACCCTATGCCGCAGACCTGACGCCCGATGGCCGCTGGCTGTACGTGGCCAACCATCTCCAGGATGGCCGGGCCGATATTGAAATTGTGGCCGCCAAGGTTTCCATCATAGATACCACCACTCGCCAACTGGCCGGCGAGATTTCCCTGCCCAACGGCAGCGGCCTGCTTTGTGGCCTGCGGGTGTCCCCCAACGGCCGCTGGGTGGCCGTGACGCACACCCTGGCCAGGTATCATTTGCCCACCACACAACTGGAGCGCGGCTGGATGAATACCAGCGCCATTACCCTGATTGATACCGCCGCCCGCCAGGCCATTAATACCGTATTGGTGGACAGTGTGGACAGTGGCGCAGCCAATCCTTACGCCGTGGCTTGGTCGGCAGACAGTGCCACCTTGTATGTCACTCACGCCGGCACTCATGAATTGAGCGTGATTGATGCCGCAGGTCTGCTGAAAAAACTGGCCGCCATGCCCACCTCGGTCACCAATGGGCAAACGATTGACTACACGGCCGCCTCGCGCGTGGCGGCGGACGTCCCCAATGACCTTTCGTTCCTCGTGGGGCTGCGGACGCGCGTAAAACTGCAAGCCTACGGGCCGCGCTCGCTGGCCGTGGTGGGCCGGCTCGTGTACACCGGCAATTATTTCAGCGACAACCTCAGCGTGGTGGACACCAGCGCCCCGGTCTGGCGCGCGCAGGCGTTGCCTTTGGGGCCGGAGCAACCCATGGATGTGCTGCGCCTGGGCGAGTTTTATTTCAACGATGCCACCATCTGCTTTCAAGGCTGGCAAACCTGCGCCAGTTGCCACTCGTTTGACGCACGCGTGGATGGACTAAACTGGGATTTATTAAATGACGGCATCGGCAATCCCAAGAATAGTAAAAGCCTGTTGCTCTCCCATCGCACGCCCCCCGCCATGTCCATGGGCGTCCGGGACACCGCCGAAACGGCGGTGCGCGCTGGCATCCGGCATATTCTATTCACCGTCCAGCCGGAAAGTGTCCCCACCGCCATGGATGAATGGTTGAAGACATTAAAACCCTTGCCCAGCCCCCACCTGGAAAACGGCAAGCTCTCCAAAGCCGCGGAACGGGGGCGCAAATTGTTTCTCAGCGCTCAAACCGGCTGTGCCCAGTGCCATCCGCCGGGGTTATACACCGATATGAAGCATTACGATGTGGGCACGCAGGGTCCCTTGGATCGTAGCGCCGAGTTTGACACGCCCACCTTGATTGAACTCTGGCGCACCGCCCCCTATTTGCACGATGGCTCCGCCCGCACCATCCAGGAGGTGTTGACCATCAAAAACCGCCAGGACCGCCACGGCAAAACCTCCCACCTGACTCCGCAACAAATTGAAGATTTGGCGGCTTTTGTGTTGTCGCTCTAA
- a CDS encoding rhomboid family intramembrane serine protease — MADARIPAAADAPQKKWFKLQIHSILSHDMRQIGIIANESQARIFSHCLVAKGIANEVEAEGPNQWAVWVHDEDRLAEAAGLLQRFLSNPTATEWKEAARQAARLLEEEQRELREYAKRVHNSEEVLPRYRPFGAGLMTLILIGICAYVAVLSKAGKNMEAIIPLMIANPMKWAGQLTEVRQGEFWRLITPIFIHYGPLHLIFNMLWLFQLGSLIEARKGSLYFLLMVGVIAIGSNLAQYLMVNPRFGGMSGVVYGLFGYAWMRGKYDPSSGMTLASEVVLLMLLWFGVCWFGLVGPIANAAHTAGLVMGMGWGFLSAKLRH; from the coding sequence ATGGCCGACGCTCGAATACCGGCGGCCGCCGACGCCCCGCAAAAAAAGTGGTTTAAGCTCCAGATTCACAGCATATTGTCTCACGACATGCGGCAAATTGGGATCATAGCCAACGAGAGCCAGGCGCGGATATTCAGCCATTGCCTAGTGGCCAAAGGCATTGCCAACGAGGTCGAGGCCGAAGGGCCGAACCAGTGGGCCGTGTGGGTGCACGACGAAGACCGGCTGGCCGAAGCGGCCGGTTTGCTGCAACGCTTTCTTTCCAATCCCACCGCCACCGAATGGAAGGAAGCCGCCCGCCAGGCCGCGCGATTATTGGAGGAGGAGCAGCGGGAACTGCGGGAATATGCCAAACGCGTTCACAACAGCGAGGAAGTCCTGCCCCGCTATCGCCCTTTTGGCGCGGGATTGATGACCCTCATCCTCATCGGCATTTGTGCGTACGTGGCGGTCCTTTCCAAGGCGGGAAAAAACATGGAGGCGATAATCCCGTTGATGATTGCCAACCCCATGAAATGGGCGGGCCAGCTTACCGAGGTCCGGCAGGGGGAATTCTGGCGGTTGATTACTCCCATCTTCATTCACTACGGGCCATTGCATCTGATTTTCAACATGCTTTGGCTGTTTCAGCTTGGCTCGCTTATCGAGGCGCGCAAAGGCAGTCTTTATTTCCTGCTCATGGTGGGCGTGATTGCCATCGGCTCAAACCTGGCACAATACCTCATGGTCAATCCTCGCTTCGGCGGCATGTCCGGGGTGGTTTATGGGCTTTTTGGTTATGCCTGGATGCGCGGCAAATATGACCCATCCTCCGGGATGACGCTCGCCAGCGAAGTGGTGCTGTTGATGCTGCTGTGGTTTGGGGTTTGCTGGTTTGGGCTCGTGGGACCGATTGCCAACGCGGCCCACACGGCGGGTTTGGTCATGGGCATGGGATGGGGATTCCTTTCCGCCAAGCTGCGTCACTGA